The following proteins come from a genomic window of Candidatus Francisella endociliophora:
- a CDS encoding diacylglycerol/lipid kinase family protein has translation MSDSKIALVINISCKNYENNKEDLEMLANLVAYKTFPVEGKELPSTINKLSDYNIIVVAGGDGTIHTAVQNISDSQILGVFPGGTLNHFAKDAKLPLSYKDLAESLNKQQTKEVDLISVNGQKVINNLSLGFYPGLVKRREFWENKLNKFIAYMPAFIQQLIKHSDEKINISYEDHRIENRFHSLLISNNCYSVDFPSLFQRESLEQGKIGVYYLKSKTNKNDDPTWKIDSTTKLKINNDKKYLDVAIDGETTKLKTPLNIELLPKKLKVIC, from the coding sequence ATGAGCGATAGTAAAATAGCATTAGTTATAAATATAAGTTGTAAAAATTATGAAAATAATAAAGAAGACTTAGAAATGTTAGCTAATTTAGTTGCATACAAAACTTTTCCAGTAGAAGGTAAAGAATTACCCTCAACAATTAATAAACTATCTGATTATAATATTATAGTAGTAGCTGGAGGTGATGGCACTATTCACACAGCTGTACAAAATATCTCTGATTCTCAGATACTCGGTGTTTTTCCTGGAGGTACACTCAACCATTTTGCAAAAGATGCGAAGCTACCTCTATCCTACAAAGATTTAGCAGAGAGTCTTAATAAGCAGCAAACTAAAGAAGTTGATCTTATTTCTGTAAACGGTCAAAAGGTTATAAACAATCTATCATTAGGTTTTTATCCAGGTCTCGTTAAAAGGCGTGAGTTTTGGGAAAACAAACTCAATAAATTTATTGCCTACATGCCAGCATTCATACAACAGTTAATAAAGCATAGTGATGAAAAAATAAATATCTCATATGAGGATCATCGAATAGAAAATCGATTTCATTCATTATTAATAAGCAATAATTGTTATAGTGTAGATTTCCCTTCCTTATTCCAAAGAGAGAGCTTAGAGCAAGGCAAAATTGGCGTTTACTATCTAAAAAGCAAAACCAATAAAAATGATGATCCAACATGGAAAATAGATAGCACCACTAAACTAAAAATCAACAATGATAAAAAATACCTAGATGTTGCTATAGATGGTGAAACAACAAAACTAAAAACGCCTTTAAACATTGAACTACTACCCAAAAAGTTAAAGGTGATTTGTTAA
- a CDS encoding NAD-dependent succinate-semialdehyde dehydrogenase, translating into MKHKNKLLEKVIKKYSFNGDENFELKNPATDELICKLEAKSAEYVRDNILVSKHAQNIFKDTLSIEKSKLLAKWYELVMENIDELAEIITLESGKPLEEAKGEVKYGANFIQWYAEKAKRIDSRVFDPNVENAEGRVDYQPVGVVAAITPWNFPFAMITRKVAPAIAAGCSVILKPSELTPLAAFAARELFIEAGADESLLQVICGDSSIIGKEFQQSDVVRKITFTGSTKVGKLLMKQSADTVKKISLELGGNAPFIVFESADLDKAVEGLVASKIRNAGQVCIAPNRVFVDSKIKKDFITKLEVAIKNLKQGNGLENGVKIGPLINKSAVEKVQSHVNDALSKGAELVCGGRVNLELGGNFFEPTILDNMQDTMISSCEETFGPVIAIFSFDKEDEVIQRSNNTSYGLASYFYSSDMNQIRRVKSALEYGMVGINIGSISSEKAPFGGVKESGLGREGSDDGIYEFLEAKYSLQSFI; encoded by the coding sequence ATGAAACATAAAAATAAACTTTTAGAAAAGGTCATTAAAAAATATTCTTTTAACGGAGATGAGAATTTTGAATTAAAAAATCCAGCTACAGATGAGCTTATATGTAAGCTAGAAGCAAAAAGCGCAGAATATGTTAGAGATAATATATTAGTATCAAAACATGCTCAGAATATTTTTAAAGATACGCTTTCAATAGAGAAGTCAAAATTACTGGCGAAGTGGTATGAGCTAGTTATGGAAAATATAGATGAATTAGCGGAGATTATCACTTTAGAAAGTGGTAAACCTTTAGAAGAAGCGAAAGGTGAAGTTAAGTATGGAGCTAATTTTATCCAATGGTATGCTGAGAAAGCTAAAAGAATAGATTCGCGTGTATTTGATCCTAATGTTGAGAATGCTGAAGGTCGAGTGGATTATCAGCCTGTGGGTGTGGTTGCTGCAATTACACCATGGAATTTTCCTTTTGCTATGATTACTCGAAAAGTTGCCCCAGCAATAGCCGCTGGCTGTAGTGTCATACTTAAACCATCAGAGCTTACACCATTAGCTGCATTTGCGGCTAGAGAACTATTTATAGAAGCTGGAGCTGATGAAAGTCTATTACAGGTGATCTGTGGAGATTCAAGTATTATCGGTAAGGAATTTCAGCAGAGTGATGTTGTTAGAAAAATAACTTTCACAGGCTCTACAAAAGTTGGGAAACTCTTGATGAAGCAGTCAGCTGATACTGTTAAAAAGATTTCTCTAGAATTAGGTGGTAATGCGCCATTTATTGTATTTGAAAGTGCAGATTTAGATAAGGCAGTAGAGGGTCTTGTTGCTTCTAAGATAAGAAATGCAGGACAAGTTTGTATTGCACCAAATAGAGTATTTGTTGATAGCAAAATTAAAAAAGATTTTATAACAAAGCTTGAAGTCGCTATAAAGAATCTTAAACAAGGAAATGGACTTGAAAACGGTGTGAAAATTGGACCGCTTATTAATAAATCAGCTGTTGAGAAAGTTCAGTCGCATGTAAATGATGCTTTATCTAAAGGGGCGGAGTTAGTGTGTGGGGGTAGAGTCAATCTTGAACTGGGGGGTAATTTCTTTGAACCAACTATACTAGATAATATGCAAGACACGATGATTTCTAGCTGTGAAGAGACTTTTGGTCCAGTGATTGCAATTTTTAGTTTTGATAAAGAAGATGAAGTTATACAAAGATCTAATAACACTAGCTATGGATTAGCAAGCTACTTCTATAGTAGTGATATGAATCAGATTAGAAGAGTTAAGAGCGCACTAGAATATGGTATGGTAGGAATTAATATTGGTAGTATTTCTAGCGAAAAAGCTCCTTTTGGTGGAGTCAAAGAATCAGGGCTTGGCAGAGAAGGTTCTGATGACGGTATCTATGAGTTTTTAGAAGCTAAATATAGTTTGCAAAGTTTTATCTAA
- a CDS encoding homocysteine S-methyltransferase family protein codes for MKKENLLERLNKGPVICAEGFLFEIERRGYMASGEFVPMVSLEHPEVLENLHREFQHAGSDIVEAFTYNGHREKLRVIGKEDLLEPLNRQALQIAKKVANSTPDGIQPNLMAGNISNSNIWNQGDKASQEEVKRMFNEMVGWAAEEGADMLIGETFYYAEEAFAALDIMQKTGLQTVVTLAPMGENKMRDGWSVIDTCKELEQRGANVVGMNCFRGPQTMLPDLQKIREAVKCHVAGLPVPYRTTNEHTTFFNLPDDNGCCCPSPHGRTFPTALDPLYCNRYELRDFAEKAYKMGVHYLGICCGASPMLIREVADAVGLVVPGSKYKERMENHFMYGSNKRTAKHMQEYGNKA; via the coding sequence ATGAAAAAAGAAAATCTACTTGAAAGGCTAAACAAAGGTCCAGTAATCTGTGCAGAGGGTTTCCTATTTGAAATTGAACGCCGTGGCTATATGGCTTCCGGTGAATTTGTACCAATGGTTTCGTTAGAACATCCTGAGGTTTTAGAAAATCTACATCGTGAGTTTCAACATGCAGGATCTGATATTGTCGAAGCTTTTACATATAATGGTCACAGAGAAAAATTAAGAGTAATAGGCAAAGAAGATTTATTAGAACCTTTGAATAGACAAGCTCTACAAATAGCTAAAAAAGTAGCAAATTCTACCCCAGACGGAATTCAGCCAAACCTAATGGCTGGAAATATTTCCAATTCAAATATTTGGAATCAAGGTGATAAAGCATCTCAAGAAGAAGTTAAAAGAATGTTTAATGAGATGGTTGGTTGGGCAGCTGAAGAAGGTGCTGATATGCTAATTGGTGAGACTTTTTACTATGCAGAAGAGGCTTTTGCAGCTTTAGATATTATGCAAAAAACAGGTTTGCAAACCGTAGTAACTTTAGCACCTATGGGTGAAAATAAAATGAGAGATGGCTGGTCTGTTATTGATACTTGTAAAGAGCTAGAGCAGCGTGGTGCAAATGTTGTAGGTATGAACTGTTTTAGAGGACCACAAACAATGTTGCCAGATCTTCAGAAGATTCGTGAAGCTGTGAAGTGTCATGTTGCAGGTTTACCTGTTCCATATCGTACTACAAATGAGCATACCACCTTTTTTAATTTACCTGATGATAATGGATGTTGTTGTCCATCTCCACATGGCAGAACATTCCCGACTGCTCTAGATCCATTGTACTGCAATCGTTATGAGTTAAGAGATTTTGCTGAAAAAGCATATAAGATGGGCGTTCATTATTTAGGTATATGTTGTGGAGCAAGTCCAATGTTGATTCGTGAAGTTGCTGATGCTGTAGGGCTTGTTGTGCCAGGTAGTAAGTATAAAGAGAGAATGGAGAATCACTTTATGTACGGTTCAAATAAGCGTACTGCAAAACATATGCAAGAATATGGTAATAAAGCATAG
- a CDS encoding bifunctional GNAT family N-acetyltransferase/carbon-nitrogen hydrolase family protein has protein sequence MQNIENIKLDYLSLDDYQELKEAMIQVYKMEDPYWKKYEIDSLLKKFPEGQVVIKVNDQLAGCALSIIVDYKKFGHNHTYKKITGNYTFNTHTDEGDVLYGIDLFVKPEFRGMRLGRRLYDYRKDLCERLNLKSIIFGGRIPGYHEHAHEISPKEYISKLRRQEVHDPVLHFQLSNDFQPVRIIKSYLDDDAESNDYAVLLKWTNIYYEEEVKEAAPIKKDVRLGLIQWQMRPYKDLDELMQHAEYFVNAVSNYRSDFALFPEFFNAPLMAENNHLSEPEAIRELAKHTQTITDKFSEFAITYNINIITGSMPEMKDDRLYNVGYLCRRDGTVEKYEKLHVTPDEAMVWGLQGGDKLEVFDTDCGKIGILVCYDSEFPELSRILAEDGMDILFVPFLTDTQNGFSRVRNCAQARAIENECYVAIAGSVGNLPKVHNMDIQYAQSMVFTPCDFAFPATGIKAETTPNTEMILIADVDINLLRELNQFGSVKNLRDRRKDLYSLKRRS, from the coding sequence ATGCAAAATATCGAAAATATCAAACTAGATTATCTAAGCCTTGATGACTATCAAGAGCTCAAAGAAGCAATGATACAAGTCTATAAGATGGAGGATCCTTACTGGAAAAAATATGAAATTGATTCTCTACTCAAAAAATTCCCTGAAGGGCAAGTTGTAATCAAAGTCAATGATCAGTTAGCAGGTTGTGCATTGTCAATCATTGTTGACTATAAAAAATTTGGTCACAATCATACTTACAAAAAAATAACTGGTAACTATACTTTCAATACACACACTGATGAGGGTGATGTTTTGTATGGTATAGATCTATTTGTAAAGCCAGAATTCAGAGGCATGCGTCTAGGCCGTAGACTATATGATTACCGTAAAGATCTATGTGAAAGGCTCAATCTAAAAAGCATAATATTTGGTGGCAGAATACCAGGTTATCATGAACATGCTCACGAAATATCGCCTAAAGAATATATAAGCAAACTTAGAAGACAAGAAGTTCACGATCCTGTCTTACACTTTCAGCTTAGTAATGATTTTCAACCTGTTAGAATCATTAAGTCATATCTTGATGATGATGCTGAATCTAATGACTATGCAGTATTATTGAAGTGGACAAATATATATTATGAAGAGGAAGTTAAAGAAGCAGCCCCTATCAAAAAAGATGTTCGTCTAGGTTTAATCCAATGGCAAATGCGACCGTATAAAGATCTTGATGAACTAATGCAACATGCAGAATACTTTGTAAATGCAGTATCAAACTATCGCTCTGATTTCGCCCTATTCCCAGAGTTCTTCAATGCTCCTTTAATGGCTGAGAATAATCACCTATCAGAGCCCGAAGCTATACGAGAACTAGCAAAACATACTCAAACGATTACGGATAAATTCTCTGAGTTTGCAATTACTTACAATATCAACATCATTACAGGAAGTATGCCTGAGATGAAAGATGATCGTCTATACAACGTAGGTTACTTATGTCGTAGAGATGGTACCGTAGAGAAATATGAAAAACTCCATGTAACACCTGATGAGGCGATGGTTTGGGGACTACAAGGTGGTGACAAGCTAGAAGTGTTTGATACTGACTGTGGTAAAATTGGTATTCTCGTTTGTTATGATTCTGAGTTCCCAGAACTCAGTAGAATACTTGCTGAAGATGGTATGGATATACTATTTGTGCCGTTCTTAACAGATACTCAAAATGGTTTCTCTCGAGTACGTAACTGTGCTCAAGCTAGAGCTATTGAAAATGAATGTTATGTAGCAATTGCAGGTAGTGTAGGTAACTTACCTAAGGTTCACAATATGGATATCCAGTATGCTCAGTCGATGGTGTTTACACCTTGTGATTTTGCATTTCCTGCGACTGGTATAAAAGCAGAAACTACGCCAAATACCGAGATGATTCTAATAGCGGATGTTGATATAAATTTGCTTCGTGAGCTAAATCAATTTGGTAGTGTGAAAAACTTAAGAGATCGCCGTAAAGATTTATATTCTCTTAAGCGTAGAAGTTAG